TGGGGACCACCTTGGCCGCCACCTGCTCGACCGATCCCACCGGCAGGTTGGCCGCGGGCACGTTGGCTCCCCCGATGGGCGAACCTCCGAGCCCGGAGCCGACCGTCTGATGGTCCGGATGCGCGAGCAACACCACACCGCCACCGATCCCGGCCGAGACGACCGCGATCGCCAGCGCGCCTGCCACCAATGCCCCTGCGCGCGAGCGAGGGCGCGGCGGGATCGGGGCGTAGCCGACCGCGGTCGGCGGATTCCCTTGGCGTGCAGCCTGATACGGGTCGTACGGTTGCCGGTATTGCTGCTGGTGCGGCTGGGTGGCGTAGCGCCAGTCATACGGCTGCTGATAACCGGCTGTCCTCGGCTGGGGTGAATACCCCGGCGCCGCAGGCTGATTCGCCCCGGGAGGCCCGGGCTGCTGCGGCGGCGAGTACCTCGAGTGGTCGGTCATGTCGTCAGGTCGCTCTTCCTGTTTGCAAAATGCCTAAAACTGCTGACCACAGCTTGCCCTGCACTACTGAGAATCGACTGAGATAACACTCGGTCCAACGTTGGGTTTTTTCTCATGAAATCGCCGATCGCCATTGGTCCTGGCGATTGTGGCCGTGTTTTCGCTTTCGGCTGAATCGTCGTCTCCGTAGACGTCCGCGGAGATCGGCAGTCCCGGCAGAAGGACGAAGAACGACGTGCCCGGCGGCTGCCCGCCGGGGACCGTTTCGCCGATGCGGATCATGCCACCGTGCTTGACCACGACCTGTTTGACGATCGCCAGTCCCAGCCCGGAGCCCGGCATCGCCCGCGCCGACGCCGACCGGTAGAACCGCTCGAACACCAGACCCCGTTCCTGCGGGGGGATTCCGGGTCCGTAGTCGGACACCACGAGTTCGGCGTGGGCGGCGTCCACCTGGCGGAGCCGGACGCCGACGTGCGCGCCGGACGGGCTCCACTTCGCCGCGTTGTCAAGCAGATTGACCACCGCCCGGGACAGTCCGGCCGGATCGCCGTAGACCTGCCATCCGACGACGTCGACATCGAACTGAACATCGTTGCGGCGCCGGCGCGCGCGCTCCAGGCTCCGGTCCACGATGTCGCTCAGATCGACCGCCTCGTGGACCAGTCCGCCGGCATCCTCGCGGGTGAGGTCGACGAGATCGCCTACCAGAGTGGACAACTCCTCGATCTGCCCGATCACATCGGTCCGCAGGTCGGCCATCTCGCTCTCCGGCAGCCGCGGGGCACCCGGTTTCATCGACGCCATCAGCAACTCGACGTTGGTCCGCAATGAGGTCAGCGGCGTGCGCAACTCGTGTCCGGCGTCCGCGACCAGCCGGGCCTGCCGCTCCCGCGATTCGGTCAGCGCGCGCAGCATCGTGTTGAACGTCTCGGTGAGCCTGGCGAGTTCGTCGCTGCCGAACACCGGGATGGGACGCAGGTCGTCGGTGCGCGCCACCCGCTCGGCGGCCTCGGTGAGCCGGGCCACCGGGCGCAAACCGGTCCGCGCCACCATCCCGCCGGCGATCGCCGCGACCACGACGCCGATGCCGCCCACCGCCAGCAGGACCCATTTCAGTTTCGTCATCACCGCGTTGGTGGGTGCCAGGCTCTTGGAGATCAGCAGTGATCTGTTGTCGGGCAGGTGAACCGCCAGCACCCGCTGGTTTCCGACGGTGCGGCGAGACATCAGCAACTCACCGTTGATGACGGATTTCTCCGGCTCTCCGACGGGTAGCTTCTGCCCCTGCTGATTCGCGGTGTAGGTCGACCGGCCGGGGTTGACCAGCATCGCGTTGACGTCGGAATAGGCGGTGCCCTCGATGGCCTTGCCCGGGTCGGCGGCCAGCGATCCGCTGGCGATGAGCAGGCTCGCGCGGCTCTGCAGCTGGTTGTCGATGTCGGTGTAGAGCGCGGCAGACACCACGGCGTAGACCGCGACCGCCATCAGCACGACGACCATGGCCACCATGGACATGGCGAGCAGCATCACCCGCCATCGCAATGACAGCGATGACGTCGGCTCTTCCGGCGCCCGCTCAGCCCGCGCGCGCCGCCTCAGTGGTGACATCAGGGCGGTGTCTCACGCAGCACATAACCCACACCCCGCACGGTGTGGATCAGCCGCGGTTCTCCTTCCGCTTCAGTCTTCCGGCGTAGATACCCGACATATACCTCCAGCGCATTGCCCGAGGTCGGGAAGTCGAAACCCCACACCTCCTCGAGAATGCGGCTGCGGGTGAGCACCCGTCGCGGATTGGCGATCAGCATCTCCAGCAACGCGAACTCGGTGCGGGTCAAGCTGATGGCGCGTTTGCCGCGATGCACCTCGCGGGTCACCGGATCGAGCGTCAGATCGCCGAACGTCATCACCGCGGAATCGGACTGCTCCTCGGGGCCGGTCCGGCGCAGCAGTGCGCGCATCCGGGCCAGCAACTCTTCGAGGGCGAACGGCTTGGGCAGATAGTCATCGGCACCCGCGTCCAGACCGGCCACCCGCTCGGACACCGAGTCGCGAGCGGTCAGAACCAGGATCGGAAGATCGTCGCCCGTGCTGCGAAGCTGTCGACAAACCTCGAGGCCGTCCAGCCGGGGCATCATCACATCGAGCACGAGCGCATCGGGCCGGTCATTGGCGATCGCGTCGAGAGCTTCGACACCGTCCTGCGCCAGGTCTACGGAATATCCGTTGAACGACAGCGACCGGCGGAGCGACTCGCGCACAGCGCGATCATCATCAACGACAAGTATTCGCACAGCCACAGTCTCAACCCAACGCCTGAGATTGACCTGAGAGGCACGCCGCGCTAGCAGGCAATTCGCGGCTGGCGAACGGCGTCAGCGCTTGTCGAGATCGATCAGTCCGAGGCGCGCAGCCTTGAGCAACCGGCGGGGAACCTTGTGCTGGCGACCGCCGACGGAAACGTTGACCAGACCGGTGGCCTCGGCCTTCCACTGCGCGCGCCGACTGCGGGTGTTCGCGCGCGACATTCTGCGCTTGGGCACAGCCATGACGTGCTTCTCCTTGATCAGGGGTGTCGCCGCGCAGAGACTCTGACATGCCCGCGGCCAACAATTGCATCTCAGGATAGCCGCTCACCTGCGTCGGCTCCAAAACACCCGGGACGACTGGCCTCAACCCTTGACGGGGAACCGGCGGTCCCCAGTAACCTACCGGTTGGTTGGCCACTGAAGGGAAGACAGCGCGCGTGACAGATGCGGTGCGGATCGGTAACTGCTCGGGCTTCTACGGCGACCGTATCGGCGCGATGCGCGAGATGCTCACCGGCGGCGACCTGGACTACCTGACCGGCGACTACCTGGCCGAGCTCACGATGCTCATCCTGGGCCGGGACAAGATGAAGAATCCCGACCGTGGCTACGCCAAGACCTTCCTGACCCAGCTCGAGGAATGCCTCGGACTCGCCCACGAACGTGGGGTCCGCATCGTCGCCAACGCCGGCGGGCTCAACCCGGCCGGGCTGGCCGACGCAGTTCGCGGGCTGGCCGACCGGCTGGGCATTCCGGCAAAGGTCGCCCACGTCGAAGGCGACGACCTTCTCCCCCGCGCCGCGGACCTCGGGCTGGGCTCACCACTGACCGCCAACGCGTATCTGGGTGCGTGGGGCATCGTCGACTGCCTGCAGTCGGGAGCCGACATCGTGGTCACCGGCCGGGTCACCGACGCGTCGGTGGTGGTCGGCCCGGCCGCGGCGCACTTCGGCTGGGACCGCGCCGACTACGACCGGCTGGCGGGCGCGGTGGCGGCCGGCCACGTCATCGAATGCGGAGCGCAGGCCACCGGCGGTAACTACTCCTTCTTCACCGAGATCGCCGACCTGGGTCATGCCGGCTTCCCGCTGGCCGAGGTCCACGCCGACGGTTCCTCGGTGATCACCAAGCACTCCGGGACCGGCGGCCAGGTCAGCGTCGGCACCGTCACCGCGCAGCTGCTCTATGAGATCGGCGGCGCCCGCTACGCCAACCCCGACGTCACCGCCCGGTTCGACACGATCGCACTGTCCCCCGACGGCCCCGACCGCGTCCGCATCAGCGGCGTGCGCGGTGAGCCGCCGCCCCCGTCGCTGAAGGTCTCGCTCAACAGCATCGGCGGTTTCCGCAATGCGGTGAC
This is a stretch of genomic DNA from Mycobacterium sp. ELW1. It encodes these proteins:
- a CDS encoding response regulator transcription factor — protein: MRILVVDDDRAVRESLRRSLSFNGYSVDLAQDGVEALDAIANDRPDALVLDVMMPRLDGLEVCRQLRSTGDDLPILVLTARDSVSERVAGLDAGADDYLPKPFALEELLARMRALLRRTGPEEQSDSAVMTFGDLTLDPVTREVHRGKRAISLTRTEFALLEMLIANPRRVLTRSRILEEVWGFDFPTSGNALEVYVGYLRRKTEAEGEPRLIHTVRGVGYVLRETPP
- the rpmF gene encoding 50S ribosomal protein L32: MAVPKRRMSRANTRSRRAQWKAEATGLVNVSVGGRQHKVPRRLLKAARLGLIDLDKR
- a CDS encoding HAMP domain-containing sensor histidine kinase yields the protein MSPLRRRARAERAPEEPTSSLSLRWRVMLLAMSMVAMVVVLMAVAVYAVVSAALYTDIDNQLQSRASLLIASGSLAADPGKAIEGTAYSDVNAMLVNPGRSTYTANQQGQKLPVGEPEKSVINGELLMSRRTVGNQRVLAVHLPDNRSLLISKSLAPTNAVMTKLKWVLLAVGGIGVVVAAIAGGMVARTGLRPVARLTEAAERVARTDDLRPIPVFGSDELARLTETFNTMLRALTESRERQARLVADAGHELRTPLTSLRTNVELLMASMKPGAPRLPESEMADLRTDVIGQIEELSTLVGDLVDLTREDAGGLVHEAVDLSDIVDRSLERARRRRNDVQFDVDVVGWQVYGDPAGLSRAVVNLLDNAAKWSPSGAHVGVRLRQVDAAHAELVVSDYGPGIPPQERGLVFERFYRSASARAMPGSGLGLAIVKQVVVKHGGMIRIGETVPGGQPPGTSFFVLLPGLPISADVYGDDDSAESENTATIARTNGDRRFHEKKPNVGPSVISVDSQ
- a CDS encoding acyclic terpene utilization AtuA family protein, with product MRIGNCSGFYGDRIGAMREMLTGGDLDYLTGDYLAELTMLILGRDKMKNPDRGYAKTFLTQLEECLGLAHERGVRIVANAGGLNPAGLADAVRGLADRLGIPAKVAHVEGDDLLPRAADLGLGSPLTANAYLGAWGIVDCLQSGADIVVTGRVTDASVVVGPAAAHFGWDRADYDRLAGAVAAGHVIECGAQATGGNYSFFTEIADLGHAGFPLAEVHADGSSVITKHSGTGGQVSVGTVTAQLLYEIGGARYANPDVTARFDTIALSPDGPDRVRISGVRGEPPPPSLKVSLNSIGGFRNAVTFVLTGLDIEAKAALVRSQLESALRVKPAEMGWTLARTDHVDADTEEAASALLSCVVRDPDPKTVGRQFSSAAVELALASYPGFTSTAPPGDGQVYGVFTAGYVPASDVAQIAVRPDGSRTDIAPAATTLELTGVEAPPLPEPPAPAPTRRVPLGTIAGARSGDKGGAANVGVWVRTDEQWRWLAHTLTVDRLRELLPETRDLPITRHLLPNLRAVNFVIDGILGQGVAYQARFDPQAKGLGEWLRSRHIDIPEELL